From one Lotus japonicus ecotype B-129 chromosome 3, LjGifu_v1.2 genomic stretch:
- the LOC130742388 gene encoding rab GTPase-activating protein 22-like — MWRDPGVPADSFYEIRPECTDVPISRFKIKAGKTLSARKWHAAFTTEGYLDIGKTLRRIYRGGVHPSIRGEVWEFLLGCYDPKSTFEERDQIRQRRRMQYATWKEECRQLFPLVGSGRFITAPVISEDGQPIQEPLVLSETNSAEGLAVLPQDNNWPSSLNAASNVETVADKRVVQWLLTLHQIGLDVVRTDRTLVFYEKQENLAKLWDVLALYAWIDKDVGYGQGMSDLCSPMIILLDDEADAFWCFERLMRRLRGNFRCTNNSVGVEAQLSNLASITQVIDPKLHKHLEHLGGGGYLFAFRMLMVLFRREFSFCDSLFLWEMMWALEYDPDLFLMYEEPQSATKKTEGPKGKAKSIHQCGKYERANMRNGTKNSEAPLPISIFLAASVLKDKSAELLHEARGLDDVVKILNDTTGNLDAKKACSGAMKLHKKYLRKAKKQ; from the exons ATGTGGAGAGATCCAGGAGTTCCTGCTGATTCTTTCTATGAAATTCGCCCTGAGTGCACTGATGTTCCCATTTCTCGATTTAAGATCAAG GCTGGTAAAACACTAAGTGCAAGAAAATGGCATGCTGCATTTACTACAGAAGGGTATCTGGATATAGGCAAGACTCTGCGCCGAATCTACAGAGGG GGAGTTCATCCATCAATTAGGGGAGAAGTTTGGGAATTTCTACTTGGTTGCTATGATCCCAAGAGTACATTTGAGGAAAGAGATCAGATAAGACAACGCCGAAG GATGCAATATGCTACGTGGAAGGAAGAATGCCGCCAACTGTTTCCTCTTGTTGGAAGTGGTAGATTTATCACAGCACCTGTTATTAGTGAAGATGGTCAGCCAATTCAAGAGCCATTGGTTCTATCAGAAACAAATTCAGCCGAGGGATTGGCTGTTCTTCCTCAAGATAATAATTGGCCTTCAAGTTTAAATGCTGCAAGTAATGTAGAAACAGTGGCGGACAAGAGAGTAGTCCAGTGGTTGTTAACTCTCCATCAAATAG GTCTTGATGTGGTTCGCACTGATAGGACGTTGGTTTTTTATGAGAAGCAAGAAAACTTGGCGAAACTATGGGATGTTCTTGCACTTTATGCTTGGATAGATAAAGATGTCGGCTACGGTCAAG GAATGAGTGACCTATGCTCCCCTATGATAATTCTTCTCGATGATGAAGCAGATGCATTTTGGTGCTTTGAGCGTCTAATGCGCAGACTT CGAGGAAATTTCAGATGCACTAATAACTCTGTTGGGGTGGAGGCTCAACTAAGTAATTTGGCTTCAATTACTCAAGTAATTGATCCAAAACTTCACAAACATTTAG AGCATCTTGGTGGAGGTGGCTATCTGTTTGCTTTTCGGATGCTAATGGTTCTGTTTCGTCGGGAATTCTCCTTTTGTGATTCATTGTTCCTTTGGGAG ATGATGTGGGCTCTAGAATATGATCCTGACTTGTTCTTGATGTATGAAGAGCCTCAATCAGCTACTAAGAAAACTGAGGGCCCTAAAGGAAAAGCAAAGTCAATACATCAATGCGGAAAGTATGAAAGAGCGAATATGAGAAATGGAACAAAGAATTCTGAAGCTCCTCTTCCTATATCTATTTTCCTTGCTGCTAGTGTGTTGAAAGATAAAAGTGCAGAACTACTTCATGAAGCGCGAGGCTTGGATGATGTTGTCAAG ATATTGAATGACACAACTGGAAATCTAGATGCCAAAAAGGCTTGCTCTGGGGCTATGAAACTTCACAAGAAATACTTGAGAAAG GCCAAGAAACAATAG
- the LOC130749511 gene encoding uncharacterized protein LOC130749511, which yields MANGHPNQLYLAPVNIGAHWVLVVINATTGTLFYLDPIHGSLNQRKVMKEMFDNAMMIYRANCNDKRITWSKAKWNTIKCPAQTNYIDCGYYVLSFLKEIIAHKKSTIPQAYFSDCQFGFYDEDQLNEIKEEWATYVLKNFA from the exons ATGGCAAATGGACACCCAAACCAATTATATCTTGCACCGGTCAATATAGG GGCACATTGGGTGTTGGTTGTGATCAATGCCACTACAGGGACCTTATTTTACTTGGATCCTATACATGGTAGTTTGAATCAACGCAAAGTCATGAAAGAGATGTTTGATAA TGCAATGATGATCTACCGTGCTAATTGCAATGACAAGAGGATTACATGGTCCAAAGCCAAATGGAATACTATAAAG TGCCCTGCCCAAACAAATTATATAGATTGCGGGTACTATGTACTAAGCTTTCTAAAGGAGATAATTGCGCACAAAAAATCTACAATTCCACAAGCG TACTTCTCTGATTGTCAATTTGGCTTTTACGATGAGGATcaactaaatgaaattaaagaagagtGGGCTACTTATGTGTTAAAGAATTTTGCCTAG